A genomic region of Atribacterota bacterium contains the following coding sequences:
- a CDS encoding sigma-70 family RNA polymerase sigma factor: MNKYIPIVKAIARRHINSGESLEDLEQIGYLGLLNAFQLFDKTKGVKFETYATWLVNGEIRHYIRDKNSVVKIPHWIREFNRKIDRYVEKFHKEYHKFPTIREISDQFNITEDGIREVLKGRNAVQVVSLDKELRQDEQENIPMLEQIKSKEYRSFQLPVEDSIQLRNALHSLKKIQKQVIYYLFYKDLTQISTAKKLGLTQRQVSRIKQEAIDELRKNL, from the coding sequence GTGAATAAATACATACCAATAGTTAAAGCTATTGCCAGGAGGCATATTAATTCAGGAGAATCCCTTGAAGATTTGGAGCAAATTGGTTATCTGGGATTGCTCAATGCCTTTCAGCTTTTTGATAAAACAAAAGGTGTTAAATTTGAAACCTATGCTACCTGGCTTGTTAACGGGGAAATACGTCATTATATAAGGGACAAAAATTCAGTGGTAAAGATTCCCCATTGGATAAGAGAGTTTAACCGAAAAATTGATAGATATGTAGAGAAATTTCACAAGGAATACCATAAATTTCCTACTATTAGGGAGATTTCTGACCAATTTAATATTACCGAAGATGGTATCAGAGAGGTATTGAAAGGCCGGAATGCAGTACAAGTGGTATCTTTAGATAAAGAATTAAGACAAGATGAACAGGAAAATATTCCTATGTTAGAGCAGATTAAAAGCAAGGAATATCGTTCTTTTCAATTGCCTGTAGAGGATAGTATACAACTAAGAAATGCTTTGCATTCGCTTAAGAAAATCCAGAAGCAGGTAATTTATTATCTCTTCTATAAGGATTTGACCCAGATTAGTACTGCAAAGAAATTAGGATTAACTCAGAGACAGGTATCTCGTATCAAGCAAGAGGCTATAGATGAATTAAGAAAAAATCTATAA